The following are encoded in a window of Roseimaritima ulvae genomic DNA:
- a CDS encoding HD-GYP domain-containing protein produces MKPSPTPPLTTNLNIAAFLSSLNEAFQIPVQDHLVDGSTAACAPAVLPATTSSTDAADNRLLPALQRSALLTPQKVISSTTSTGVQTALAIPTSGQRFHVLWWTSQTPSMAHLTAQHAQSLLELHQLRHDSQVQQTETASLREENQSLFSEVQSLVHQVASDFEEISLIRSLATNLQLSAEPQTRQQVAQSTLEKLTEGLTARTVAILFSDDERHFGEHWWTAEEALSVPQLHALVQRFENSAMGMPVVKNDCRSSPDCDTGDVNEFILLECRSRERLHAWVLACDCQEIETVAWAQAGFTTEEASLAETIVGQLAAQFHNLDLLRQKEALFTDVIRALVNAVEARDPYTCGHSERVARFARHLARLHGCSAAHCEQIYLTGLLHDVGKIAIPDGVLQKPAQLDEQERKIIETHTEAGWRILHELDALAEVLPGVLYHHERFDGRGYPDGLAGTDIPLDGRILAVCDAFDAMTSNRPYRQGMPVERAAEILRGGSGTHWDPQLITQFTDAIEQFDDLRRQYEQREVPQRQR; encoded by the coding sequence GTGAAACCATCCCCCACACCGCCTTTGACGACCAACCTGAACATCGCCGCGTTCTTGAGCAGCCTGAACGAAGCGTTTCAGATACCGGTACAGGACCACCTTGTGGATGGTTCGACGGCGGCCTGTGCCCCCGCCGTCCTGCCCGCCACTACCAGCTCCACGGACGCGGCGGACAATCGGCTGCTGCCGGCTCTGCAGCGCAGTGCATTGCTGACACCGCAAAAGGTGATTTCATCCACGACCTCCACCGGTGTACAGACCGCTCTGGCCATCCCCACTTCCGGCCAACGCTTTCATGTGTTGTGGTGGACCAGCCAGACTCCGTCCATGGCCCACCTTACCGCGCAGCATGCGCAGTCACTGCTGGAACTGCACCAGCTGCGACACGACTCTCAGGTGCAACAAACCGAAACGGCTTCACTGCGAGAAGAAAACCAATCGTTGTTCAGCGAAGTCCAGTCGCTGGTCCATCAAGTCGCCAGCGACTTTGAAGAAATCTCTCTGATCCGCTCACTGGCTACCAATTTGCAGCTATCCGCCGAACCGCAAACCCGTCAACAGGTGGCGCAGTCGACTTTGGAAAAACTGACTGAAGGCCTGACCGCTCGCACCGTGGCGATTCTGTTCAGCGACGACGAGCGGCATTTTGGCGAGCATTGGTGGACGGCCGAGGAAGCCCTCAGCGTGCCGCAGCTGCACGCCCTGGTGCAACGTTTTGAAAACTCAGCAATGGGCATGCCCGTGGTCAAAAACGACTGCCGCAGCAGCCCGGATTGCGACACTGGGGACGTGAACGAATTTATTCTGCTGGAGTGCCGAAGCCGTGAGCGGTTGCACGCCTGGGTGCTGGCCTGCGATTGTCAGGAAATCGAAACCGTGGCCTGGGCCCAAGCCGGCTTCACCACCGAGGAAGCTTCGTTGGCGGAAACCATCGTCGGACAGTTGGCGGCCCAGTTCCACAACCTGGACTTGCTGCGTCAGAAAGAGGCGTTGTTCACCGATGTGATTCGCGCTTTGGTGAACGCCGTGGAAGCCCGTGATCCCTACACCTGCGGGCACAGTGAACGCGTCGCTCGGTTCGCCCGCCATCTGGCTCGCTTGCACGGTTGTTCGGCCGCCCACTGTGAGCAAATTTACTTGACCGGCCTGCTCCATGACGTCGGCAAAATCGCAATCCCCGACGGCGTCTTACAAAAACCAGCCCAGCTGGATGAGCAGGAACGCAAGATTATCGAAACCCATACCGAAGCCGGCTGGCGAATCCTGCACGAACTGGATGCACTGGCCGAAGTCTTGCCGGGCGTGCTGTACCACCACGAACGTTTCGACGGCAGAGGCTATCCGGATGGCTTAGCCGGTACGGACATTCCGCTGGACGGCCGCATCCTGGCGGTCTGTGACGCTTTTGATGCGATGACCAGCAACCGCCCCTATCGCCAAGGCATGCCCGTGGAGCGAGCCGCGGAGATCCTGCGGGGCGGCAGCGGCACGCACTGGGACCCGCAGCTGATCACGCAGTTCACCGACGCGATCGAGCAATTTGACGACCTCCGCCGCCAATACGAACAACGCGAAGTTCCCCAGCGGCAAAGGTAA
- a CDS encoding response regulator, whose product MSAPLILIAEDNPGLARVLSYKLRASGFQTSVANDGTAAWQQFQDCQPDAVLSDHEMPGMTGVELCEQIRRSTTHAGVPFILVTGRQLELQATGIVEQLDIQALFAKPFSPKDIVRTLQQCLPSNVTPATPLS is encoded by the coding sequence ATGTCTGCTCCCCTGATCCTGATCGCTGAAGACAACCCCGGACTGGCTCGCGTGCTGTCGTATAAATTGCGAGCCTCCGGTTTTCAAACCAGCGTGGCCAATGACGGCACCGCGGCCTGGCAACAATTCCAAGACTGCCAGCCCGACGCGGTGCTCAGCGATCACGAAATGCCGGGCATGACCGGCGTCGAACTGTGCGAACAGATCCGCCGCTCCACCACGCATGCTGGCGTGCCGTTCATCCTGGTCACCGGCCGCCAGTTGGAGTTACAAGCCACCGGCATCGTCGAACAACTGGACATCCAAGCCCTGTTCGCCAAACCTTTCAGTCCCAAAGACATTGTTCGCACGCTGCAACAATGTTTGCCCTCAAACGTTACACCGGCGACGCCTTTGTCGTAG
- a CDS encoding HD domain-containing phosphohydrolase — translation MPDTLSPVSAEQLDAHVNKHSAQLTEAFSGAAADVTGRTRVLIADGNATIRKLLKHALLAVDCDIIEAGDGNETMRKVQERPEPNAILLDARLPGIDGLEVCRRLKADMQFRTIPVVILTTSSNGEDVTEAVEAGADEFLSKPINRAELTVRLRSITRMHSHNAEMIGAESVAMALARAVACKDGYSSGHVEQVANYAVDFGKFLGFDSAELKSLRYGAILHNVGKIAIPDSILEKTGPLTPRERALFHQHPRVGCDICAPLKPLKSVLPTIRHHKEHYDGTGYPDGLRGDEIPLNAQIVGIVDVYSALTNDRPFRRAKSHQEALEILRERAVNGTHNPKLVEQFISSHDSPATDLLGTDSTAAEAPAT, via the coding sequence ATGCCTGATACGTTATCGCCCGTTTCGGCGGAACAATTGGACGCTCACGTCAACAAACATTCCGCTCAACTGACCGAAGCCTTCTCCGGTGCCGCGGCCGACGTCACCGGCCGCACGCGTGTCCTGATCGCCGATGGCAACGCCACCATTCGCAAACTGCTGAAACATGCCCTGTTGGCGGTGGACTGCGACATCATCGAAGCCGGCGACGGCAACGAGACAATGCGCAAAGTGCAAGAACGGCCCGAACCGAATGCGATCCTGTTGGACGCGCGGTTGCCCGGTATCGATGGCTTGGAAGTCTGCCGGCGGCTGAAAGCCGATATGCAGTTCCGCACCATCCCGGTCGTGATCCTGACCACCTCCAGCAACGGCGAAGATGTCACCGAGGCGGTGGAAGCGGGAGCGGATGAATTTTTAAGCAAACCCATCAATCGCGCCGAATTGACCGTGCGACTGCGCTCGATCACTCGGATGCACAGCCACAACGCCGAAATGATCGGTGCCGAAAGCGTGGCCATGGCATTGGCGCGAGCGGTCGCGTGCAAAGACGGCTACAGCAGTGGGCATGTCGAACAGGTGGCCAACTATGCGGTCGACTTTGGCAAGTTTTTGGGCTTCGATAGCGCCGAATTAAAATCCCTGCGGTACGGTGCCATCCTGCATAACGTGGGCAAGATCGCGATCCCCGATTCGATTCTGGAGAAGACCGGACCGCTGACCCCTCGAGAACGCGCCCTGTTCCACCAACATCCCCGTGTGGGCTGTGACATCTGCGCCCCGCTGAAGCCGCTGAAAAGTGTGCTGCCCACGATCCGTCATCACAAAGAACATTATGATGGCACCGGATACCCCGACGGCCTGCGAGGCGACGAGATCCCGCTGAACGCACAAATTGTCGGGATCGTCGACGTCTACAGCGCGCTGACCAATGACCGTCCGTTCCGACGCGCCAAGTCGCATCAGGAAGCGCTCGAGATCCTGCGAGAACGAGCCGTCAACGGTACCCACAATCCGAAACTGGTGGAGCAGTTCATCAGCTCGCACGACTCACCCGCCACCGACCTACTTGGCACCGACTCAACCGCCGCCGAAGCCCCGGCGACGTAA
- a CDS encoding sensor histidine kinase, with translation MNKPTSNSWRQYFNLDTAILLAVVAFVAIAHSNAFEDRLYLIVYYLTSVAAAYALVRRKAIGLAAAVVTLIGATMFAQLYYAARPDTWHPVFDAARDMLGLGALLYLTIRLLLASYQLQKTEKQRELKQRVETQLIAMRAEALRRTSHEVRTPLSTITAISETLLDGSTGSLSDDQREFVSDIDEAAHHLLDLVNDILDYAKAEAGMIRIAPEPVALLELVEQCVHMISPRAALANVSVTAQVDPELHEITADPLRLRQILLNLLSNAIKYNNDGGSVIVRVRPDGAEHLRISVRDTGRGIASAHLQHLFEPYYQAAIADQGIGTGLGLAIIRHLSQLHGGDVEVESVVGAGTMFTVRLPRVAVAPEEETEAACETPTPAVLTLESCAL, from the coding sequence ATGAACAAACCCACGTCCAACTCCTGGCGACAGTACTTCAACCTGGACACTGCCATCTTGCTGGCGGTTGTCGCCTTTGTCGCGATCGCGCATTCCAACGCCTTCGAAGACCGCTTGTATTTGATCGTCTACTACCTGACGTCGGTGGCGGCCGCCTATGCGTTGGTTCGCCGTAAAGCCATCGGCCTGGCCGCAGCAGTGGTCACGCTGATCGGGGCCACGATGTTTGCCCAGCTGTACTATGCGGCTCGGCCCGACACCTGGCATCCAGTGTTCGACGCGGCACGCGACATGCTGGGCTTAGGAGCCCTGCTATATCTGACGATTCGTTTGCTGTTGGCCAGTTATCAACTGCAAAAAACCGAAAAACAGCGTGAGTTAAAACAGCGGGTCGAGACGCAGCTGATCGCCATGCGAGCCGAAGCCCTACGGCGGACATCGCATGAAGTTCGCACGCCACTGTCGACGATTACCGCCATCAGCGAAACCCTATTGGATGGCTCGACCGGCAGCTTGTCGGACGACCAGCGTGAATTCGTTTCCGATATCGACGAAGCGGCTCACCACTTGCTGGATTTGGTGAACGACATCCTAGACTACGCCAAGGCGGAAGCCGGCATGATCCGGATCGCTCCCGAACCGGTGGCCTTGCTGGAATTGGTCGAACAATGCGTGCATATGATCAGCCCCCGCGCGGCATTGGCCAATGTCAGCGTAACCGCGCAGGTGGACCCCGAGTTACATGAGATCACGGCCGATCCGCTGCGTCTCCGCCAGATCCTACTGAACCTGCTTAGCAACGCCATCAAATACAACAACGACGGCGGCTCGGTGATTGTGCGGGTTCGTCCCGATGGCGCCGAACACCTGCGGATCTCCGTTCGCGACACCGGTCGCGGCATCGCGTCCGCACACCTGCAACACTTGTTTGAACCCTATTACCAAGCCGCCATCGCCGACCAGGGCATCGGCACCGGACTGGGGCTGGCGATCATCCGTCATCTGTCCCAGTTGCACGGTGGAGATGTCGAAGTGGAAAGCGTGGTCGGCGCCGGCACGATGTTTACCGTCCGCCTGCCGCGTGTGGCCGTGGCTCCCGAAGAGGAAACCGAGGCCGCCTGTGAAACGCCCACGCCCGCGGTGTTGACGCTCGAATCGTGTGCGCTGTGA
- a CDS encoding PilW family protein, protein MINRRTQTPRSRRRGMSLLEVSIASMMSVMVVLGASSFCHTMTRTLADSIAQTRQAMDTRMVVESLRRDLAGALPDQHDGSRNRWTLVGRQLVGSDELWLCYDGDGDGAASWSSPDRVIRYEFADQCLRRIDTQTGSMLLLADRLASVQFQLTGGQISVTCTTAAEAFPAEYHISAPDLP, encoded by the coding sequence ATGATCAACCGCCGAACCCAAACGCCGCGTTCCCGCCGCCGCGGCATGAGCCTGTTGGAAGTTTCGATCGCTTCGATGATGTCGGTGATGGTGGTGTTGGGCGCGTCGAGTTTCTGCCACACCATGACTCGCACGCTGGCCGATTCGATCGCCCAGACGCGACAAGCAATGGACACCCGCATGGTGGTGGAATCGCTGCGTCGCGACTTGGCCGGGGCGCTACCGGATCAGCACGACGGCTCGCGCAACCGCTGGACGCTTGTCGGCCGGCAACTCGTCGGCAGCGATGAACTATGGTTGTGTTACGACGGCGATGGCGACGGCGCGGCCAGTTGGTCGTCGCCCGACCGTGTCATCCGCTATGAGTTTGCCGACCAGTGTCTGCGGCGGATCGATACCCAAACGGGTTCCATGCTGCTGCTGGCCGACCGCTTGGCAAGCGTTCAGTTCCAGCTGACCGGCGGACAGATTTCCGTGACTTGCACCACCGCCGCCGAAGCCTTCCCCGCCGAATACCACATCTCCGCCCCCGATCTACCCTGA
- a CDS encoding golvesin C-terminal-like domain-containing protein, protein MHPAPHSRRGFSYLEVQVAAVLLAVGISGLAPLVVIQSRQATRVAERLTSSEPIYLAPVDGDWHRRLGALADVSASAAAPLTPHRRPQLISSRSGYPAFRTHAAAGGYQYWVTYYDPLAYGSQLVWHYTSGTYGSYAQWQFTDVPAGYYEVYTTHSARSYWHPAAPFRIYDDTAVVHSTQINQRLFPNDYSYDGQTWERLGTVRIVSGTLRVRLVDDTSSPGYLAANAIMIRPLEVVSVRSLTPASDTQASCTIRIRTP, encoded by the coding sequence ATGCATCCCGCCCCCCATTCCCGCCGCGGTTTTTCGTACCTGGAAGTCCAGGTCGCGGCCGTTTTGTTGGCGGTGGGGATCAGCGGGCTGGCGCCCCTGGTGGTGATTCAGTCGCGACAAGCAACCCGAGTAGCCGAGCGATTAACGTCGAGCGAACCGATCTATTTGGCGCCCGTGGATGGGGATTGGCATCGCCGCTTGGGAGCCCTGGCCGACGTGTCTGCATCTGCCGCTGCGCCGCTGACGCCGCACCGCAGACCGCAACTGATAAGCAGCCGGTCCGGCTATCCGGCTTTCCGCACCCACGCCGCTGCCGGCGGCTATCAGTACTGGGTGACCTATTACGATCCGTTGGCCTATGGCAGCCAACTGGTTTGGCATTACACCTCCGGCACCTACGGCAGCTATGCTCAGTGGCAATTCACCGATGTGCCGGCCGGTTATTACGAAGTCTACACAACGCATTCAGCCCGCAGCTATTGGCACCCGGCCGCCCCGTTTCGCATTTACGACGATACCGCGGTGGTGCATAGCACACAAATCAATCAACGCCTGTTTCCCAACGATTACAGCTACGACGGCCAGACGTGGGAGCGATTGGGAACCGTTCGCATCGTATCCGGAACGCTGCGGGTACGGTTGGTCGATGATACATCTTCGCCCGGCTACCTGGCCGCTAACGCGATCATGATACGTCCTCTGGAAGTCGTCTCGGTCCGCTCGCTAACGCCGGCAAGCGATACCCAAGCGTCATGCACCATCCGCATCCGGACGCCCTAG
- a CDS encoding type II secretion system protein, with amino-acid sequence MRNSHSRSYRRQTVDPSAADPTHALASVATSHARRRGLTLVEVLTVMVVLSILLSMSVSPLRQTVEQTHADIAGAGLRSLYNAQRFYWLEHRSYADSIVELRDAGLIDADYLTATEAATAPPSVRYQYEIVSADASGFVARAVRRGSGDWSGNYQIDQTGAMSGAVSNAAATTTLTPGF; translated from the coding sequence ATGCGAAACAGCCACTCCCGTAGCTACCGTCGCCAGACGGTGGACCCAAGCGCCGCCGACCCCACCCACGCTCTGGCGAGCGTAGCTACGTCCCACGCTCGGCGGCGGGGGCTGACGCTGGTGGAAGTCCTGACCGTGATGGTCGTGCTCTCGATCCTGCTCAGCATGTCGGTCTCGCCGCTGCGGCAGACGGTCGAACAGACGCATGCGGATATCGCCGGAGCGGGATTGCGTTCGTTGTACAACGCACAGCGGTTCTACTGGCTGGAACATCGCAGCTATGCCGACTCGATCGTGGAGCTGCGCGATGCCGGGCTGATCGACGCCGATTACCTGACCGCCACCGAAGCCGCCACGGCGCCGCCGAGCGTCCGTTACCAGTACGAAATCGTTTCGGCGGATGCCAGCGGTTTTGTCGCCCGCGCGGTCCGCCGGGGCAGCGGCGACTGGAGCGGGAATTACCAGATCGACCAAACCGGCGCGATGTCGGGCGCGGTGAGCAATGCCGCGGCCACGACCACGCTGACGCCCGGATTTTGA
- a CDS encoding type II secretion system F family protein: protein MSLDGWMLQHARVSARRHRRVKLDDKMTFFQQFGSLLASGTPMLQALRLASEQSQSERLEEILDEVAERVSSGSQLHTALNDTAEDLFPPHWVAMVATGEATGKMDQVLCDLNQQIREASEARGKFIGSLIYPLVLMVVAVLVVMIMLWFVVPTFGNMFKEMNATLPGITLFVMDASDLIAKYGIYILGGLLVGGFFARRWLKTESGRRRSTSWMVAIPIVGDLVIQSAMYRFSSNLALLLKSGVPMLETMHSLGNVFRGQPPYRDAILHARNRLAAGRSLAEGLSESGLFTPMMVNAVRVGEQSAQLGPVMSEIAPYYREKTQAFMGRVSKLLEPVIIMAMGAVISVVMLAIYIPMFEMAGKVN, encoded by the coding sequence ATGAGTCTTGATGGCTGGATGTTGCAACATGCTCGAGTCTCCGCGCGACGACACCGCCGCGTGAAGCTGGACGACAAGATGACGTTCTTCCAGCAATTCGGCTCGTTGCTGGCCTCCGGCACGCCGATGCTGCAAGCCCTGCGACTGGCATCCGAACAAAGTCAAAGCGAACGGCTGGAAGAAATCCTGGACGAGGTGGCCGAGCGGGTTTCGTCGGGCAGCCAGCTGCATACCGCTCTGAATGATACCGCCGAGGACCTGTTTCCACCGCACTGGGTGGCGATGGTGGCCACCGGCGAAGCGACCGGCAAAATGGATCAGGTGCTGTGTGACCTGAATCAGCAGATCCGCGAGGCCAGCGAAGCCCGCGGTAAATTCATCGGCTCGTTGATCTATCCTCTGGTGCTGATGGTCGTCGCCGTCTTGGTGGTGATGATCATGCTGTGGTTTGTGGTGCCCACCTTCGGCAACATGTTCAAAGAGATGAACGCCACGCTGCCCGGGATCACGTTGTTTGTGATGGATGCCAGCGACCTGATCGCCAAGTATGGGATCTATATTCTGGGCGGTCTGCTGGTGGGCGGCTTTTTCGCCCGGCGTTGGCTGAAAACCGAATCCGGGCGACGACGATCGACCAGTTGGATGGTGGCCATCCCCATCGTCGGTGACTTGGTCATCCAGTCGGCCATGTACCGCTTCTCTTCCAACCTGGCGTTGCTGCTGAAAAGTGGCGTCCCGATGTTGGAAACCATGCATTCGTTGGGCAACGTGTTTCGCGGCCAACCTCCCTACCGCGATGCCATCCTGCATGCCCGCAACCGCTTGGCCGCCGGACGCAGCCTGGCCGAAGGACTGTCCGAAAGCGGGCTGTTCACGCCGATGATGGTCAATGCCGTACGCGTTGGTGAACAGAGCGCTCAACTGGGCCCCGTGATGTCCGAAATCGCGCCCTACTACCGCGAGAAAACACAAGCCTTTATGGGCCGCGTGTCCAAACTATTGGAACCCGTGATCATTATGGCCATGGGAGCCGTGATCAGCGTCGTGATGTTGGCGATCTACATTCCAATGTTCGAAATGGCGGGCAAGGTGAACTGA
- a CDS encoding ATPase, T2SS/T4P/T4SS family, producing MNPTMIRLLPPAVVLTVAVWSGWPANPAWFEDQPTSIARAARWKDKDLDVAQVARPTLDPFAAVLQPATQALPTIAVEEPQKAGPSPPTSEELLAYIQLEGFGSAGGRQWAVINGRPRSVGDVVLQRGQFPWACQVAQIADPHVIIRCGPAQLEVRLPQRGSRPAAPSDTAFPGATVPSSGPLTTGGDEPPVMIPSTSSARPRDRSHSVNSPLTLPQPPASTASGSCPLILRLLDTMDRLDPDKLEQLWDAQSKEDVSLEESVIRAGLADESQIAAAYSQHYLLPLFDPPIDQPPPVDHTVAELLPARLCRDHLIAPLNDDGHTLEVAIFAPESLLLADELKLLTGRKMRALFAPLTVIERLLSVLYEEGNWSEAVNVVGRPNIEEVEEQDEAGDEESQEAEEVVHLDQPPPPGRDGRIIRYVNAIFEQALQTGASDIHIEPYEDSCRVRIRIDGTLTEVTPPPLSLLPSVISRLKVLAKMDIAERRIPQDGAIALRTGERRVDMRVNTCPTVHSEKIVMRVMDKNALPHDLFALGLDDRQYSDLVESIRSPHGLILVTGPTGSGKSTTLYSCLKHLNDAETNICTVEDPVEFKFSGINQVQTRSQVGLTFASSLRSFLRQDPDVIMVGEVRDDETAEICLRAALTGHLVLSTLHTNDALSSVTRLQDMGAQPFLLASTLRLLVAQRLIRKLCIECCQPYRLDDADYARYGIQPGTTLMRSVGCSQCRETGYRGRVAIFEIVRVTNQLSQLIQSGASLDQLQQAAIANGTSLLAQSAMQKVVAGVTSLEEALSITVQTH from the coding sequence ATGAATCCCACGATGATACGCCTGCTGCCGCCAGCGGTGGTGCTGACGGTGGCGGTCTGGAGCGGCTGGCCGGCCAACCCGGCGTGGTTTGAAGACCAACCGACCTCGATCGCCCGCGCGGCGCGTTGGAAAGACAAAGATCTGGACGTCGCCCAAGTCGCCCGGCCGACGCTGGATCCTTTCGCCGCGGTCCTACAACCGGCAACGCAGGCGCTGCCGACCATCGCGGTCGAGGAACCTCAAAAAGCGGGCCCCTCCCCACCGACCTCGGAGGAACTGTTGGCCTATATCCAGTTAGAGGGCTTCGGTTCCGCCGGCGGCCGGCAATGGGCGGTCATCAATGGGCGTCCACGCAGCGTCGGCGACGTGGTTCTGCAGCGGGGGCAATTCCCCTGGGCCTGCCAGGTGGCGCAGATCGCCGATCCACATGTGATCATCCGATGTGGCCCGGCCCAGCTGGAAGTCCGTCTTCCGCAGCGGGGCAGTCGTCCTGCGGCACCGAGCGATACGGCGTTCCCCGGAGCGACCGTTCCGTCATCGGGCCCTCTGACAACGGGCGGGGATGAACCGCCAGTGATGATTCCCTCAACCTCCTCAGCACGACCTCGCGACCGGAGCCACTCTGTGAACAGCCCTCTAACGCTTCCCCAACCGCCAGCCTCCACGGCGTCGGGCAGCTGTCCTCTGATTCTGCGTTTGCTGGACACCATGGACCGCTTGGACCCCGACAAACTGGAACAGCTCTGGGACGCGCAAAGCAAAGAAGATGTCTCGCTGGAAGAATCGGTGATCCGGGCCGGCCTGGCCGATGAGTCGCAGATTGCCGCCGCCTATTCACAACACTACCTGCTGCCGCTGTTTGACCCGCCGATCGACCAACCGCCGCCGGTCGACCACACAGTCGCCGAATTATTGCCCGCTCGGTTGTGTCGCGACCACTTGATCGCCCCGTTGAACGATGACGGGCATACCCTCGAAGTGGCCATTTTCGCGCCTGAATCACTGCTGCTGGCCGATGAGCTGAAACTGTTGACAGGCCGCAAAATGCGGGCCCTGTTCGCTCCCCTAACCGTCATCGAACGCCTGCTGAGCGTGTTGTACGAAGAGGGTAACTGGTCCGAAGCTGTCAACGTCGTCGGCCGCCCCAATATCGAGGAGGTCGAGGAACAGGATGAAGCGGGAGATGAAGAATCTCAGGAAGCCGAAGAGGTCGTGCACCTCGATCAACCACCGCCGCCCGGACGTGACGGCCGCATCATCCGCTACGTAAACGCCATCTTCGAGCAAGCCTTGCAGACCGGCGCCAGCGATATCCACATCGAACCTTACGAGGACTCCTGTCGCGTTCGAATCCGTATCGACGGCACCCTGACGGAAGTCACGCCGCCACCGCTGAGCCTATTGCCGTCGGTGATTTCACGTTTGAAGGTGCTGGCCAAAATGGACATCGCCGAACGCCGCATCCCTCAAGACGGCGCGATTGCGTTGCGGACCGGCGAGCGTCGCGTGGACATGCGAGTCAACACCTGCCCGACGGTGCACAGCGAAAAGATCGTGATGCGGGTGATGGATAAAAACGCACTGCCTCACGACCTGTTCGCGCTCGGCTTGGACGATCGCCAATACAGCGACCTGGTCGAATCGATCCGCAGTCCACACGGCTTGATCCTGGTCACCGGGCCGACGGGAAGCGGTAAAAGTACCACGTTGTATTCCTGCTTAAAACATCTCAACGACGCGGAAACCAACATTTGCACCGTGGAAGATCCGGTGGAATTTAAGTTCAGCGGAATCAATCAGGTGCAGACCCGCTCGCAGGTTGGCCTGACCTTCGCCAGTTCGCTGCGGTCCTTCCTGCGACAGGACCCGGACGTGATCATGGTCGGCGAAGTTCGCGATGATGAAACGGCCGAAATCTGCTTGCGGGCGGCATTGACCGGACACCTGGTGCTGTCCACCCTGCACACCAACGACGCTCTGTCCTCGGTCACGCGACTACAAGATATGGGCGCCCAGCCCTTTCTGTTAGCCAGCACCCTGCGATTGCTGGTCGCCCAGCGACTGATCCGCAAACTGTGCATCGAATGCTGCCAGCCGTACCGCCTGGACGACGCCGACTATGCTCGCTATGGCATTCAACCGGGCACCACGCTGATGCGCAGCGTGGGCTGCAGCCAGTGCCGTGAAACGGGCTATCGAGGCCGGGTCGCGATCTTTGAAATCGTCCGCGTGACCAACCAACTCAGCCAATTAATTCAAAGCGGCGCATCGCTGGATCAATTGCAACAGGCGGCGATTGCCAACGGCACCAGCCTGCTGGCCCAAAGCGCTATGCAAAAAGTGGTGGCCGGTGTCACCAGCCTGGAAGAAGCGCTTAGCATCACCGTGCAGACGCACTAA
- a CDS encoding type IV pilin protein: protein MSQVLVCREARRRSGFSLVELSVVVIIIGVLAAFGVPRMLKSVERSKASEAFKYCASVRAAQERYQARQGTYATDLTELDMEQVAPKYFTVGTVAAGSTGSMEDSWTLTLTRSGASSGYGAYTVTFTHDGYDAASSTIDADIDPQGT, encoded by the coding sequence ATGTCCCAAGTTCTAGTTTGTCGCGAGGCCCGACGTCGCAGCGGCTTCTCGCTGGTCGAGTTGTCCGTGGTGGTCATCATCATCGGCGTCTTGGCCGCCTTTGGCGTCCCCCGGATGTTGAAAAGTGTGGAGCGATCGAAAGCCTCGGAGGCCTTCAAGTATTGCGCCAGCGTACGGGCCGCTCAGGAACGCTACCAAGCACGCCAAGGCACCTACGCCACCGACCTGACCGAATTGGACATGGAACAGGTCGCCCCCAAGTACTTTACCGTGGGCACGGTTGCCGCCGGTTCCACCGGCTCCATGGAAGACAGCTGGACGCTGACCCTGACCCGCTCCGGTGCCAGCAGTGGTTACGGGGCCTACACGGTCACCTTCACCCATGATGGCTATGACGCCGCCTCCAGCACGATCGACGCAGACATCGATCCGCAAGGCACCTAA